The following proteins are encoded in a genomic region of Sulfurovum indicum:
- the pseI gene encoding pseudaminic acid synthase, translated as MKIGNFELNSDGVFIIAELSANHGGDINIAKETIKAAKDIGANAIKLQTYTADTLTLDSDKEDFIIKGGTLWDDKKLYDLYKEAYLPWEWHKELFRYAREIGIDIFSSPFDKTAVDFLEQFNPSAYKIASFEITDYELIRHAASKGRVMIISTGIATIDEIQDAVDICRSEDNEDIILLKCTSAYPASLEDANLLTIPNLAETFGVISGFSDHTLGTTAPIVATTLGAKVIEKHFILDRSIGGADADFSLDKKEFSEMVKAVRNTEKLLGKVDYSMTDKKRKSRQFSRSLYITEDIKVGDVINGKNIRSVRPGYGLHPKHLKEVLGKKFSTNRSMGTPLSWRDID; from the coding sequence ATGAAAATAGGTAACTTTGAGCTAAATAGTGATGGAGTATTCATTATTGCAGAACTTAGTGCAAATCATGGTGGTGATATCAATATCGCAAAAGAAACAATCAAAGCAGCCAAAGACATAGGGGCCAATGCGATCAAGCTCCAGACCTATACAGCAGATACTTTGACACTGGATAGCGATAAAGAAGATTTTATTATAAAAGGCGGTACGCTTTGGGATGATAAAAAGCTTTATGATCTTTATAAAGAGGCATATTTGCCATGGGAGTGGCATAAAGAGCTTTTTAGATATGCCAGAGAGATTGGTATCGATATTTTCTCTTCACCTTTTGACAAAACTGCTGTAGATTTCCTGGAACAATTTAATCCATCTGCTTACAAAATAGCTTCTTTCGAGATCACTGACTATGAGCTCATCCGTCACGCAGCATCAAAAGGAAGAGTGATGATCATCTCCACAGGTATTGCAACGATAGATGAAATCCAGGATGCCGTGGATATCTGTAGAAGTGAAGATAATGAAGATATTATTTTGCTAAAATGTACATCTGCCTATCCAGCTTCTTTAGAAGATGCCAACCTTTTAACCATTCCAAATTTAGCTGAAACCTTTGGTGTAATTAGTGGTTTTTCCGACCATACGCTTGGTACAACGGCCCCTATTGTTGCGACAACGCTGGGAGCGAAAGTTATAGAAAAGCATTTTATTTTAGACAGATCTATTGGTGGAGCGGATGCTGATTTCTCATTGGATAAAAAAGAGTTTTCCGAGATGGTAAAAGCAGTTAGAAATACTGAAAAACTCCTGGGTAAAGTTGATTACAGTATGACCGATAAAAAGAGGAAAAGTCGACAATTCTCACGAAGCCTTTATATTACAGAAGATATTAAAGTTGGTGATGTGATTAACGGAAAGAATATTCGCTCCGTCAGACCGGGTTATGGATTACATCCCAAGCATTTAAAAGAGGTTTTGGGGAAGAAGTTTTCTACTAATAGATCAATGGGAACTCCCCTTTCATGGAGAGATATAGACTGA
- a CDS encoding oligosaccharide flippase family protein yields MLKKIISNTFSNYVLKLVQILLNLIAIPVLINNVGSEGFGIILFANVLVGYFSVLDLGISQGLTKFVAEYTAKHNLERVKSIINTSLFFYFFIGLIVLSSVVLIVLFDGLKLFNISEENYDVAKNIFMLAGVLALFAWPKIAMEGAFRGIQKFSVLNLTIGIGRIFSVALAILLALMDTPLEYIFLAFNADKIILFFWQYQLLTKHMSFWRFEMSTVSIKTFQMIFAFSGWIMLGQIAVVLEYQSDQFILASMVSVSAIATYTIVFFLFLLIQQVSGLAASAVMPAVAETKARNNQDTVDFFVLYGSKYHNLLFVPIVIICYYLAEPFIRLWVGDEYTEYVWLVQVSVLFQLFWQSNAFLGQVYTGIGKSKKTGLIAIFSGISNVFLSVLLVNYYGLSGVILGTLLAGAFSVPLVYVYILPDLNLSRLLYFKKIFIETQIPLLFLGLLLYPLSGYFNDIDSWVGLIAVFMVLLVLLYGFSYVFIFEKAHKAKLIASLSSKYGHTV; encoded by the coding sequence ATGTTAAAAAAAATCATTTCAAATACGTTTTCAAACTATGTACTGAAATTAGTACAAATTCTTCTAAACCTTATAGCAATTCCGGTATTGATTAACAATGTAGGTAGCGAAGGATTTGGAATTATTCTTTTTGCAAATGTATTAGTTGGCTATTTTAGTGTATTGGATTTGGGTATTTCACAAGGATTAACTAAATTTGTGGCTGAATACACTGCAAAACATAACCTTGAAAGAGTCAAAAGTATCATAAATACTTCACTGTTTTTCTATTTCTTTATTGGATTAATTGTGTTATCCAGTGTTGTTTTAATTGTGCTTTTTGATGGTCTGAAACTATTTAATATTTCAGAAGAAAATTATGATGTTGCCAAAAATATTTTTATGTTAGCAGGAGTTTTAGCACTGTTTGCATGGCCTAAAATAGCAATGGAAGGGGCCTTTAGAGGTATACAGAAGTTTTCTGTACTCAATTTAACTATTGGTATAGGAAGAATTTTTTCTGTTGCTTTAGCTATTTTATTAGCCTTAATGGATACTCCTTTAGAATATATATTCTTGGCATTTAATGCTGATAAAATCATTCTCTTTTTCTGGCAGTATCAGCTGTTGACAAAACATATGAGTTTTTGGAGATTTGAGATGAGTACAGTCAGTATAAAAACATTTCAGATGATTTTTGCATTTAGTGGTTGGATTATGCTGGGACAGATCGCTGTTGTATTGGAATATCAATCAGACCAGTTTATTTTGGCAAGTATGGTTTCTGTTTCTGCAATTGCTACCTACACAATTGTGTTTTTTCTTTTTTTATTGATCCAACAAGTTTCAGGGTTGGCAGCATCGGCTGTTATGCCGGCTGTAGCAGAGACAAAAGCAAGGAATAATCAAGATACTGTAGACTTTTTTGTATTGTATGGTTCAAAATATCATAATCTTCTTTTTGTTCCTATAGTAATTATTTGTTATTATTTGGCAGAGCCATTTATACGTTTATGGGTAGGGGATGAGTATACAGAATATGTTTGGCTTGTACAGGTTTCTGTATTGTTTCAACTTTTCTGGCAATCTAATGCATTTTTAGGGCAGGTATATACTGGTATAGGAAAGTCTAAAAAAACAGGGCTTATTGCGATATTTAGTGGAATATCAAATGTTTTTCTGAGTGTGCTTCTTGTTAACTATTATGGGCTGTCGGGAGTGATCCTGGGAACGCTTTTAGCAGGAGCATTTAGTGTACCGTTAGTATATGTCTATATATTGCCAGATCTCAATTTATCTAGATTGCTTTATTTTAAAAAAATATTTATTGAGACACAAATCCCCCTTTTATTTTTAGGACTGTTGCTTTATCCATTAAGTGGTTATTTTAATGATATTGATAGTTGGGTGGGCTTAATAGCTGTATTTATGGTTTTGTTGGTATTGCTGTATGGTTTCAGTTATGTTTTTATTTTTGAGAAAGCGCATAAAGCAAAACTGATAGCATCGTTATCTTCCAAATATGGACATACCGTATGA